The following are encoded together in the Xanthomonas vesicatoria ATCC 35937 genome:
- a CDS encoding glucoamylase family protein — translation MNRGNTSGWLTIPLLLGALVLASCKQAEEPKVAEKKAPVKVILIEAQLPPKPVKPPLPPLFSDIERRTFQFFWDTTNELNGLAPDRFPSRPFASIASVGFALTAYPIGIENGWVSRNQAIDRTLTTLKFFRDAPMGPQRTGRAGYKGFYYHFLDMQQGNRYDSWVELSSVDTALLMMGVLFTQSYYDGDDPREKEIRQIADTLYKRVDWRWLQQRAPLISMGWFPESGFIDHDWMGYNEAMMLYILALGSPTHGVDPEAWTSWTRTYNNDWGVYQGQEYLSFGPLFGHQYSHVWIDFRDIQDQYMRERGIDYFLNSRRATLAQRDYAIDNPMKWKDYGENVWGLTAGDGPQNTSQEYRGEQRQFRHYSSRGAGLRENFDDGTIAPTAAISSIVFAPEVVIPATEEMHKRYGDFLYSSYGFLDSFNPSFNYDIPLKTGRMVPDRGWVASDYIAIDQGPILAMIANYQNEFVWTVMKKNPYIRAGLERAGFTGGWLTPEGEPQPLPQKDEQKAAARSLGMAESRAAAAQAQQDPSQRQNSTQRPKPE, via the coding sequence ATGAACAGGGGCAACACGTCGGGTTGGTTGACGATTCCACTCTTGCTGGGCGCGCTGGTGCTGGCGTCCTGCAAACAGGCCGAGGAACCCAAGGTGGCCGAAAAGAAGGCACCGGTGAAGGTAATCCTGATCGAGGCGCAGTTGCCGCCCAAGCCGGTCAAGCCGCCGCTCCCGCCGCTGTTTTCGGACATCGAACGCCGCACCTTCCAGTTCTTCTGGGACACTACCAACGAGCTCAATGGATTGGCTCCGGACCGGTTTCCGTCGCGTCCGTTCGCCAGCATCGCCTCGGTCGGGTTTGCGCTGACTGCGTATCCGATCGGCATCGAAAACGGCTGGGTCAGCCGCAATCAGGCAATCGACCGCACCTTGACCACACTGAAATTCTTCCGCGATGCGCCGATGGGGCCGCAGCGGACCGGTAGGGCTGGCTACAAGGGCTTCTACTATCACTTTCTGGATATGCAGCAGGGAAACCGTTACGACAGCTGGGTTGAGCTGTCGAGCGTGGACACCGCGCTGCTGATGATGGGCGTGTTGTTCACCCAGTCGTATTACGACGGCGACGACCCGCGCGAAAAGGAAATCCGCCAGATCGCCGACACGCTGTACAAGCGCGTGGACTGGCGCTGGCTGCAACAGCGTGCGCCACTGATCTCGATGGGCTGGTTCCCGGAGAGTGGCTTCATCGACCATGACTGGATGGGCTACAACGAGGCGATGATGCTGTACATCCTCGCGCTGGGCTCGCCCACCCACGGAGTCGACCCGGAAGCGTGGACCAGCTGGACCCGCACCTACAACAACGACTGGGGCGTCTACCAGGGCCAGGAATACCTGTCCTTCGGGCCACTGTTCGGCCACCAATACAGCCATGTCTGGATCGACTTCCGCGATATCCAGGACCAGTACATGCGCGAGCGCGGTATCGACTATTTCCTCAACAGCCGTCGCGCCACCCTGGCGCAGCGCGACTACGCCATCGACAACCCGATGAAGTGGAAGGACTACGGCGAGAACGTCTGGGGCCTGACCGCCGGCGACGGCCCGCAGAACACCAGCCAGGAATACCGCGGCGAGCAGCGCCAATTCCGGCACTACTCCTCGCGCGGCGCGGGCCTGCGCGAGAACTTCGACGACGGCACCATCGCCCCGACCGCAGCAATCTCCTCGATCGTGTTCGCCCCGGAAGTGGTGATCCCGGCCACCGAGGAAATGCACAAGCGCTATGGCGACTTCCTGTATTCCAGCTATGGCTTTCTGGATTCATTCAACCCCAGCTTCAACTACGACATCCCGCTCAAGACCGGGCGCATGGTGCCGGACCGTGGCTGGGTGGCCAGCGATTACATCGCCATCGATCAGGGCCCGATCCTCGCAATGATCGCCAACTACCAGAACGAATTCGTCTGGACGGTGATGAAGAAGAATCCCTACATCCGCGCCGGTCTGGAACGCGCCGGCTTCACCGGAGGCTGGCTCACGCCCGAAGGTGAGCCGCAGCCGTTGCCGCAAAAGGATGAGCAAAAAGCCGCTGCACGCTCGCTGGGCATGGCCGAGTCGCGTGCCGCCGCTGCCCAGGCCCAGCAAGACCCGTCGCAACGCCAAAACTCCACGCAACGCCCCAAACCCGAGTAA
- a CDS encoding endonuclease/exonuclease/phosphatase family protein gives MPWLVRAGQQWRRAGLCAAVVVLVLCCAQAQAGRLRQTEPAAAVQSKQGDFTAVSDPAGKAAPAPSARELTLVTLNLHHDREDWPSRRTYIAKELKQLAPDVIALQEVIERRGSVENQATWLARKLGYEVIFASADPVGAPKRYGNALLSRGKVLARHARLLQPLDDYRVAAHLQVDVDGQPVNVYVTHLNERADARGTATRTRQIGDLLDFIASTSVQAPVVIAGDFNTAADALDLEALRRGYGDSYGSVHRNSDATVSTLNLHVFDKPARIDHVFFQQNRLLAREARILFDTPYAEGRWASDHYGVWVRLQLAPDQPAAP, from the coding sequence ATGCCTTGGCTGGTACGGGCAGGGCAACAATGGCGGCGCGCTGGCCTGTGTGCGGCCGTTGTCGTACTGGTTCTATGCTGCGCGCAAGCGCAGGCAGGACGGCTGCGTCAGACAGAGCCAGCCGCCGCCGTGCAGTCCAAGCAAGGCGACTTCACGGCCGTCAGTGATCCAGCAGGGAAGGCAGCGCCGGCTCCGTCTGCACGCGAGCTGACGTTGGTCACGCTCAACCTGCATCATGACCGCGAAGACTGGCCGTCCCGCCGCACCTATATCGCCAAGGAGCTCAAGCAACTGGCGCCAGATGTGATTGCCCTGCAAGAGGTCATCGAACGGCGGGGCAGCGTGGAAAACCAAGCCACTTGGTTGGCGCGCAAACTGGGATACGAGGTGATCTTTGCCTCGGCAGATCCTGTCGGTGCTCCCAAGCGCTACGGCAATGCGTTACTGAGCCGGGGCAAGGTGCTGGCGCGCCATGCGCGCCTGCTGCAACCGCTGGACGACTACCGCGTTGCCGCGCACCTGCAGGTGGATGTGGACGGCCAGCCGGTCAATGTCTACGTCACCCACCTCAACGAACGCGCCGATGCGCGTGGCACTGCAACGCGCACGCGCCAGATCGGCGACCTGCTGGACTTCATCGCCTCCACCAGCGTGCAGGCGCCGGTAGTGATCGCCGGCGATTTCAATACCGCTGCCGATGCGCTGGATCTGGAGGCGCTACGCAGGGGCTATGGCGACAGCTATGGCAGCGTGCACCGCAACAGCGATGCCACCGTCAGCACCTTGAATCTGCATGTCTTCGACAAGCCGGCACGGATCGACCACGTGTTCTTCCAGCAAAACCGCCTGCTCGCCCGCGAAGCCCGCATCCTGTTCGATACGCCTTACGCCGAAGGCCGTTGGGCATCGGATCACTACGGTGTGTGGGTACGCTTGCAACTCGCGCCGGATCAGCCAGCCGCTCCGTAA
- a CDS encoding sugar ABC transporter substrate-binding protein, whose protein sequence is MRLLKLLMLAAALCAGAAGCDRSDPAKTTVRFWAMGKEAEVVAELVADFEKQNPDIRVDVQNIPMTAAHEKLLTAFAADGLPDVCQLGNTWLPEFALLDTLEPMQPYVARSTIVDPADYFPGVWDTNMVDGTLYGVPWYVDTRLLFYRKDLLREAGYSEMPKTWAEMEQVMAAIKRKVGPDRYAILMPLNEFEQQLSFALQQDDRLLRDHDNYGNFRGEGFRKALAFYDGMYQKGWAPKVSETQVSNVWYEFFNGYYAFYLSGPWNVREFKLRQPPGMEGKWGTAALPGPNGLGAGIAGGSSLVIFKSSQHKEASWKLIEYLSQPTVQARFHAIIGDLPPRRSTWKLPSLANDELAHAFGDQLERVKATPKVLEWERIVQEMRLVTERVVRGGQSHEAAVQELDKRVDEILAKRRWIFAQEGGHVGPAGESGAPLDAPAPATVSGKGAAQ, encoded by the coding sequence GTGCGCCTTTTGAAACTGTTGATGTTGGCCGCCGCCCTGTGTGCAGGCGCGGCGGGATGTGACCGCTCCGACCCCGCCAAGACCACCGTGCGCTTCTGGGCCATGGGCAAGGAGGCCGAAGTGGTGGCCGAGCTCGTGGCCGATTTCGAGAAGCAGAACCCGGACATCCGGGTCGATGTGCAGAACATCCCGATGACCGCGGCACACGAAAAACTGCTGACCGCGTTCGCCGCCGATGGCTTGCCGGACGTGTGCCAGCTCGGCAATACCTGGCTGCCGGAATTCGCCTTGCTGGACACGCTGGAGCCGATGCAGCCGTACGTGGCGCGCTCGACCATCGTCGACCCGGCCGATTATTTCCCCGGCGTCTGGGATACCAACATGGTCGATGGCACCCTGTACGGGGTGCCGTGGTATGTGGACACCCGGCTGCTGTTCTACCGCAAGGATCTATTGCGCGAGGCCGGCTATAGCGAAATGCCCAAGACCTGGGCCGAGATGGAGCAGGTGATGGCCGCGATCAAGCGCAAGGTCGGCCCCGACCGTTACGCCATCTTGATGCCGCTCAACGAGTTCGAGCAGCAGCTGTCCTTCGCGCTGCAGCAGGACGACCGCTTGCTGCGCGACCACGATAATTACGGCAACTTCCGCGGTGAAGGCTTCCGCAAGGCGCTGGCGTTCTACGACGGCATGTACCAGAAGGGCTGGGCGCCGAAGGTGTCCGAAACCCAGGTGTCCAACGTCTGGTACGAATTCTTCAACGGCTATTACGCCTTCTACCTGTCCGGGCCCTGGAACGTGCGCGAGTTCAAGCTGCGCCAGCCACCGGGCATGGAAGGCAAGTGGGGCACTGCGGCGTTACCCGGCCCCAATGGCTTAGGCGCCGGCATCGCCGGTGGCTCCAGCCTGGTGATCTTCAAGTCCTCGCAACACAAGGAGGCCAGCTGGAAGTTGATCGAATACCTGTCCCAGCCCACGGTGCAGGCGCGCTTCCACGCCATCATCGGCGACCTTCCGCCGCGACGTAGTACCTGGAAGCTGCCGTCGTTGGCCAACGACGAACTGGCGCATGCCTTCGGCGACCAGCTGGAGCGGGTCAAGGCCACGCCCAAGGTGTTGGAGTGGGAGCGCATCGTGCAGGAAATGCGCCTGGTGACCGAGCGCGTGGTGCGTGGCGGTCAATCGCACGAGGCTGCGGTGCAGGAACTGGATAAACGCGTGGACGAGATTCTTGCCAAACGGCGCTGGATCTTTGCGCAGGAAGGCGGGCATGTGGGCCCGGCTGGTGAGTCGGGTGCGCCGCTCGATGCGCCTGCACCCGCCACGGTGAGCGGCAAGGGAGCGGCACAATGA
- a CDS encoding TraB/GumN family protein, translating to MTEQTPNVLDDALSGQPHRIVERDGVRYTLLGTAHVSLASVAAVQRAIGSGRYDAVAVELDTQRLQALSDPDALARLDLVQVIRKGRVALFAANLALAAYQRRLAKQLGIEPGAELKEAVNLARAQGLPVHLIDREVGLTFKRASGRLGFFGKMKLAGGLLGGLFAADEVGEEEIEKLKQGDMLEASFGDFASESPELYETVIAERDRYMATRLREEANGGQREVLAVVGAGHLAGLARHLEQDTEAPGPLRESLEYVHQRKRVPWITLGILAVIITGIGIGFWRGGLSMGADLLLQWAMYTGGLAALGCLLAGSHPLSILTAAVVAPFKPFRLSVPTGAFAALVEVHMRKPAYGDFLSLRDDAQTLRGWYRNRVSRVVLTFLLTNFGSMAGVWLAGVQIFNRLHG from the coding sequence ATGACTGAGCAGACCCCCAACGTTCTGGACGATGCGCTGTCCGGCCAGCCGCACCGCATCGTCGAACGCGATGGCGTGCGCTACACCCTGCTCGGCACCGCGCACGTCTCGCTGGCAAGCGTTGCCGCTGTGCAGCGAGCGATTGGCAGCGGCCGCTACGACGCGGTGGCGGTGGAGCTGGATACGCAACGCCTGCAGGCGCTGAGCGACCCCGATGCCCTCGCCCGCCTGGATCTGGTGCAGGTGATCCGCAAGGGGCGCGTGGCGCTGTTTGCCGCCAATCTGGCGTTGGCTGCCTATCAGCGCCGGCTGGCCAAGCAGCTCGGCATCGAGCCCGGCGCCGAGTTGAAGGAAGCGGTGAATCTTGCGCGGGCGCAGGGTCTACCGGTGCACCTGATCGATCGCGAGGTCGGGCTGACCTTCAAGCGTGCATCCGGGCGGCTGGGATTCTTCGGCAAGATGAAACTGGCTGGTGGTCTACTGGGTGGCCTGTTCGCCGCCGACGAAGTGGGCGAAGAGGAGATCGAAAAGCTCAAACAAGGCGACATGCTGGAAGCGAGCTTCGGCGATTTTGCCAGCGAGAGCCCGGAGCTTTACGAGACGGTGATTGCCGAGCGCGATCGCTACATGGCCACGCGCCTACGCGAGGAAGCCAACGGCGGCCAGCGCGAGGTGTTGGCGGTTGTGGGCGCCGGCCATCTGGCCGGGCTGGCGCGACACTTGGAACAGGACACCGAGGCTCCCGGCCCGCTGCGCGAGTCGCTGGAATACGTGCATCAGCGCAAGCGCGTGCCCTGGATCACGTTGGGCATTCTGGCGGTGATCATTACCGGCATCGGCATCGGCTTCTGGCGCGGGGGTCTGAGCATGGGCGCCGACCTGTTGCTGCAGTGGGCGATGTACACCGGCGGGCTGGCCGCACTGGGCTGTCTGCTGGCCGGCAGCCACCCGTTGAGCATTCTGACCGCGGCGGTGGTGGCCCCGTTCAAGCCGTTCCGCCTGAGCGTGCCGACCGGCGCCTTCGCGGCGCTGGTCGAGGTGCACATGCGCAAGCCGGCTTATGGAGATTTCCTGTCGCTGCGCGACGATGCGCAGACCCTGCGCGGCTGGTACCGCAATCGTGTGTCGCGGGTGGTGCTGACGTTCTTGCTGACCAACTTCGGCAGCATGGCCGGGGTGTGGCTGGCCGGCGTGCAGATCTTCAATCGCCTGCATGGTTGA
- a CDS encoding carbohydrate ABC transporter permease, with translation MSRDVGESRWNAVLINGGLLVLALISLAPLLWMLSVSFMPTGEASRFPPPMLPSAFTLANYHELFARTGMARNFANSLLVSGLITLGSLLINTMAGYAFAKLQFVGRERIFKILMAALVIPAQVAMLPLFLLMKQLHLVNNIGGVVVPALATVFGIFLVRQYARSIPDELIEAARIDGASEMRIFFQIVLPMLKPVLVTLTIFTFMGSWNDFMWPLIVLTDQEQYTLPVALAALSREHIMDVELMMAGAVVTVIPVLLLFLALQRYYIQGLLLGSVKG, from the coding sequence ATGAGTCGTGATGTCGGCGAATCGCGGTGGAATGCCGTGCTGATCAACGGCGGTTTGCTGGTGCTGGCCTTGATCAGCCTGGCGCCGTTGCTGTGGATGCTGTCGGTGTCGTTCATGCCCACCGGCGAGGCCAGCCGCTTCCCGCCGCCGATGCTGCCGTCGGCGTTCACCCTGGCCAACTATCACGAGCTGTTCGCGCGCACCGGCATGGCGCGCAACTTCGCCAACAGCCTGCTGGTGTCCGGGCTGATCACGCTCGGTTCGTTGCTGATCAACACGATGGCCGGCTATGCCTTCGCCAAGCTGCAGTTCGTCGGCCGCGAGCGCATCTTCAAGATCCTGATGGCGGCGTTGGTGATCCCGGCGCAGGTCGCGATGCTGCCGCTATTCCTGTTGATGAAGCAGTTGCATCTGGTCAACAACATCGGCGGGGTGGTGGTGCCGGCGCTGGCCACGGTGTTTGGCATCTTCCTGGTCCGTCAGTACGCGCGCAGCATTCCCGATGAGTTGATCGAAGCCGCACGCATCGATGGCGCCAGCGAGATGCGGATCTTCTTCCAGATCGTGTTGCCGATGCTCAAGCCGGTGCTGGTCACCCTGACCATCTTCACCTTCATGGGCTCGTGGAACGACTTCATGTGGCCGCTGATCGTGCTGACCGACCAGGAGCAATACACCTTGCCGGTGGCGCTGGCGGCGCTGTCGCGCGAGCACATCATGGACGTGGAACTGATGATGGCCGGTGCGGTGGTGACAGTGATTCCGGTGCTGCTATTGTTCCTGGCGCTGCAGCGTTACTACATCCAAGGTCTTCTGCTGGGGAGTGTGAAGGGGTGA
- a CDS encoding carbohydrate ABC transporter permease, with amino-acid sequence MMKRNSVAGWVFAAPSIMVLGMFFGVPVFAALVLSVTDFDLYALADSSHLRFVGLGNYIELLQTPLFWKSLWNTTYFVLLGVPMSIGVSLGAALLLNAKASRFKALFRTALFAPVVTTLVAVAVIWRYLFHIKYGLVNFGLSHLGIAPIDWLGDPRWAMPTIMLFAVWKNFGYNMVIFLAGLQAIPQDLYEAARIDGASRWKQFLHITLPMLGPVLMVVGVITISGYFQLFAEPYVMTRGDPLQSTVSVLYFMFEEGFKWWNLGRASAVAFLLFLIILAVTTVMLRFGRKKDLI; translated from the coding sequence ATGATGAAACGCAATTCCGTCGCTGGCTGGGTGTTCGCCGCGCCGTCGATCATGGTGCTTGGCATGTTTTTCGGCGTGCCCGTGTTCGCTGCGCTGGTGCTCAGTGTCACCGACTTCGACCTGTATGCGCTGGCCGATAGCAGCCACTTGCGCTTCGTCGGCCTGGGCAATTACATCGAGCTGCTGCAAACGCCGCTGTTCTGGAAGTCGTTGTGGAATACCACCTACTTCGTGTTGCTGGGCGTGCCGATGTCGATCGGTGTGTCGCTCGGTGCGGCCTTGCTGCTCAATGCGAAAGCCTCGCGGTTCAAGGCATTGTTCCGCACGGCACTGTTCGCACCGGTGGTGACCACGCTGGTGGCGGTGGCGGTGATCTGGCGCTACCTGTTCCATATCAAATATGGCCTGGTCAACTTCGGGCTGAGCCATCTCGGCATCGCCCCGATCGACTGGCTGGGTGACCCGCGCTGGGCGATGCCCACCATCATGCTGTTCGCGGTGTGGAAGAACTTCGGCTACAACATGGTGATCTTCCTGGCAGGCCTGCAGGCGATTCCGCAAGACCTCTACGAAGCTGCACGCATCGATGGCGCCTCACGCTGGAAGCAGTTCCTGCACATCACCCTGCCGATGCTCGGCCCGGTGCTGATGGTGGTCGGGGTGATCACCATCTCCGGCTACTTCCAGCTGTTCGCCGAACCGTACGTGATGACCCGCGGCGACCCACTGCAGAGCACTGTCAGCGTGCTGTATTTCATGTTCGAAGAAGGCTTCAAATGGTGGAACCTCGGCCGCGCGTCGGCGGTGGCGTTCCTGTTGTTCCTGATCATCCTGGCAGTGACCACCGTCATGCTGCGCTTTGGCCGCAAGAAGGACCTGATATGA
- a CDS encoding discoidin domain-containing protein has protein sequence MAAFVTSAGAAQAQERVLDGFNDIGAWRLVVSNQVSGSLRPVATSSGGHALCLDYNFNGVSGYVGIRRALPLEYPENYRIGFSLRGESPSNDLQLKLIDASGDNVWWVNRPGFNVPKNWTTFNYRKRNIEKAWGPGADKQLRSSADVEFTIYNKVGGKGTVCFDRLTLTPLPPEDTSPLKAEAITDTAPALEQRLADGKPETFWLSGAVKQQTVTLDLGKVREFGGAVVQWVPGLQASHYAVRASADGRSWRDLRTVTAGAGGTDWLALPDTEARYLRFDLKDGPNWRYGIKEVQLQALAFAATPNDFIKSLAGQLPRGSYPRGFSGEQPYWTILGLDGGTEQGLIGEDGAVEVGKGGFSIEPFVVTGGKVLHWSDVSSEQSLQDDYLPIPSVDWHHDLMNLRVTAFVQGTPDQAQLVARYQLHNTGKETRDFTLALAVRPFQVNPPAQFLNTLGGVSRIEQLAVDGSQVSVNGKPRVFAAQRPDAGFASAFDSGMDVSHLTAATPPTVTQVKDETGLASGVLLYRWKLEPGQKREVALVIPQTGAAQLPAGFDADKAQQQVAQQWRGKLDRVRINVPAEGKPVVDTLRTALAHMLISRIGPRLQPGTRSYSRSWIRDGAMISEGLLRLGREDVVRDYVDWFAPYQFADGMVPCCVDDRGSDPVPENDSHGELIYNIAEYYRYTGDRPFLEKMWPHVAGAFDYMEKLRASERTEDNFMRSPAFYGMMPVSISHEGYSAKPVHSYWDNFWALRGYKDATLLAGALDKPEDVARFSAARDEFSGDLIASLGAAVREHKIDFLPGSAELGDFDATSTTIALTPGGEQQRLPQDLLTNTFERYWKEFSDRRDGKREWKDYTPYEWRNVAAFVRLGWRERAWDATAFFFKDRAPQPWNQWAEVVSRTPRTPFFVGDLPHAWVASDFVRSVLDMFAYTREFDQSIVIAAGTPTRWFEGKGIGIAELRTPYGRLNYTLQRTEKQLSLQLQPGLLMPPGGVVFVWPYQGEPGKASVNGETVDWQNGELRIQQMPATVQIDVPSAVRRAERATQ, from the coding sequence ATGGCCGCTTTCGTCACGTCTGCGGGCGCGGCGCAGGCGCAGGAGCGCGTGCTCGACGGCTTCAACGATATCGGCGCCTGGCGCCTGGTGGTGTCCAACCAGGTCAGCGGCTCGCTGCGGCCGGTGGCAACGTCCTCCGGTGGACACGCGCTGTGCCTGGATTACAACTTCAATGGCGTCTCCGGTTACGTCGGCATCCGCCGTGCGCTGCCGCTTGAGTATCCCGAGAACTACCGCATCGGGTTTTCGCTGCGTGGCGAATCGCCGTCCAACGATCTGCAGCTCAAGCTGATCGATGCCAGCGGCGACAACGTATGGTGGGTCAACCGGCCGGGTTTCAATGTCCCGAAGAACTGGACCACCTTCAACTACCGCAAGCGCAACATCGAAAAGGCCTGGGGCCCCGGTGCGGACAAGCAACTGCGCAGCAGCGCGGATGTCGAGTTCACCATCTACAACAAGGTCGGCGGCAAGGGCACAGTGTGCTTCGACCGCCTGACGCTCACGCCGCTGCCGCCGGAGGACACCTCGCCGTTGAAGGCCGAGGCGATCACCGATACCGCGCCTGCACTGGAACAACGCCTGGCCGACGGCAAGCCGGAGACCTTCTGGCTCAGTGGCGCGGTCAAGCAACAGACCGTCACGCTGGATCTGGGCAAGGTGCGCGAATTTGGCGGCGCGGTGGTGCAGTGGGTGCCCGGCCTGCAGGCATCGCACTACGCGGTGCGTGCATCGGCCGATGGCCGCAGTTGGCGGGATCTGCGCACCGTCACTGCCGGTGCGGGCGGCACTGACTGGCTGGCGTTGCCCGATACCGAAGCCCGCTATTTGCGTTTCGACCTGAAAGATGGCCCGAACTGGCGCTACGGCATTAAAGAGGTACAGCTGCAAGCGCTGGCGTTTGCGGCAACGCCTAACGATTTCATCAAGTCGCTGGCCGGCCAGCTGCCGCGTGGCAGTTATCCACGGGGGTTTTCCGGCGAGCAGCCGTACTGGACCATCCTCGGCCTGGACGGCGGCACCGAGCAGGGCCTGATCGGCGAAGACGGTGCAGTGGAGGTGGGCAAGGGCGGTTTCAGCATCGAGCCGTTCGTGGTCACCGGCGGCAAGGTGCTGCACTGGTCCGATGTCAGCAGCGAGCAGAGCCTGCAGGACGATTACCTGCCCATCCCCAGCGTCGACTGGCATCACGACCTGATGAATCTGCGCGTCACCGCGTTCGTGCAGGGCACACCCGATCAGGCGCAATTGGTCGCGCGCTATCAGCTGCACAACACCGGCAAGGAGACGCGCGATTTCACCCTGGCCCTGGCGGTGCGCCCGTTCCAGGTCAACCCGCCGGCGCAGTTTCTCAATACCTTGGGCGGCGTCAGCCGTATCGAACAACTGGCGGTGGACGGCAGCCAGGTCAGCGTCAACGGCAAGCCGCGCGTGTTTGCCGCCCAGCGGCCCGACGCGGGCTTCGCCAGCGCCTTCGACAGTGGCATGGATGTCAGCCATCTCACTGCTGCCACGCCGCCCACCGTCACTCAGGTCAAGGACGAAACCGGCCTGGCTTCGGGCGTGCTGTTGTATCGCTGGAAGCTGGAGCCCGGCCAGAAACGCGAGGTGGCATTGGTGATCCCCCAGACCGGCGCGGCGCAACTGCCCGCCGGCTTCGATGCCGACAAAGCCCAGCAGCAGGTGGCCCAGCAATGGCGCGGCAAGCTCGATCGCGTGCGCATCAACGTGCCGGCCGAAGGCAAGCCGGTGGTCGATACGCTGCGCACCGCGTTGGCGCACATGCTGATCTCGCGCATCGGCCCGCGCCTGCAGCCGGGCACGCGCTCGTATTCGCGTAGCTGGATCCGCGACGGCGCGATGATTTCCGAAGGCCTGCTGCGGCTCGGCCGCGAAGACGTGGTGCGCGACTACGTGGATTGGTTCGCGCCTTATCAATTTGCCGACGGCATGGTGCCGTGCTGCGTGGATGACCGCGGCAGCGACCCGGTGCCGGAAAACGACAGCCATGGCGAGCTGATCTACAACATCGCGGAGTACTACCGCTATACCGGCGACAGGCCTTTCCTGGAAAAGATGTGGCCGCATGTCGCCGGCGCGTTCGATTACATGGAAAAGCTGCGCGCCAGCGAGCGCACCGAAGACAACTTCATGCGCAGCCCGGCCTTCTACGGAATGATGCCGGTATCGATCAGCCACGAAGGCTATTCGGCCAAGCCGGTGCATTCGTACTGGGATAACTTCTGGGCGCTGCGCGGTTACAAGGATGCCACCCTGCTGGCCGGTGCGCTCGACAAGCCGGAGGATGTCGCCCGTTTCAGCGCTGCACGCGACGAATTCAGTGGCGATCTGATCGCCTCGCTGGGTGCGGCAGTGCGCGAGCACAAGATCGATTTCCTGCCCGGCTCGGCCGAGCTCGGCGATTTCGATGCGACCTCGACCACCATCGCGCTGACGCCGGGCGGCGAGCAGCAGCGCCTGCCGCAGGACCTGCTGACCAACACCTTCGAGCGCTATTGGAAAGAGTTCTCCGACCGCCGCGACGGCAAACGCGAGTGGAAGGACTACACTCCATACGAATGGCGCAATGTCGCCGCGTTCGTGCGGTTGGGCTGGCGCGAGCGCGCCTGGGATGCGACGGCATTCTTCTTCAAGGATCGCGCACCGCAGCCCTGGAATCAGTGGGCCGAAGTGGTTTCGCGTACGCCGCGTACTCCTTTCTTCGTCGGCGACCTGCCGCATGCCTGGGTGGCGTCGGATTTCGTCCGCTCGGTGCTCGACATGTTTGCCTACACCCGTGAATTCGACCAAAGCATCGTGATCGCCGCCGGCACGCCGACACGCTGGTTCGAAGGTAAAGGCATCGGCATCGCCGAGTTGCGCACCCCGTACGGCCGCCTTAACTACACCTTGCAGCGCACCGAAAAACAGCTGTCGCTGCAGCTGCAGCCCGGCCTGCTGATGCCGCCTGGTGGTGTGGTGTTCGTCTGGCCGTATCAGGGCGAACCTGGCAAAGCCAGCGTCAACGGTGAAACCGTGGACTGGCAGAACGGTGAACTGCGGATCCAGCAGATGCCGGCCACCGTGCAGATCGATGTTCCCAGTGCAGTGCGGCGGGCCGAGCGCGCCACGCAATGA